In Drosophila willistoni isolate 14030-0811.24 chromosome XR unlocalized genomic scaffold, UCI_dwil_1.1 Seg144, whole genome shotgun sequence, one DNA window encodes the following:
- the LOC6639230 gene encoding uncharacterized protein LOC6639230, producing the protein MAVKTNGIELFQSLSMLFDQQFSGYLFAISLAICAISLVDCRSLNRRDVSHLPLEYLPPVVLPPLPSRDYLPPVEQHASSLSHVLQPPRDYLPPVNNEYLPPVEENEELELPTTTTEAEIEETTEEVIPTTTVAAVTEPQTEAQPEAEPEVEVKTHEDVVEDEQPKEEVESAVLQADGYHYRTPEVVPDLLPTKEYLPPLDHNNVVAEEVPNSKEASAALQDDGYHYRSIKRLRF; encoded by the exons ATGGCCGTCAAAACGAATGGAATTGAACTCTTTCAGTCTTTATCGATGCTGTTCGAT CAACAGTTTTCTGGTTATCTTTTTGCCATTTCACTGGCCATTTGTGCCATCAGTTTGGTCGATTGCCGAAGCTTGAACCGTCGCGATGTTTCCCACCTGCCTTTGGAGTACCTGCCCCCAGTGGTTTTGCCGCCCTTGCCCAGTCGTGACTATTTGCCACCTGTCGAACAACACGCATCCTCGTTGTCACATGTCTTGCAGCCACCTCGTGATTATTTGCCACCCGTCAATAATGAATATTTGCCACCAGTTGAGGAAAATGAAGAATTAGAACTTCCAACCACAACCACCGAAGCGGAAATCGAGGAAACCACCGAAGAAGTGATTCCTACTACCACAGTGGCTGCAGTTACAGAACCGCAAACCGAAGCCCAACCAGAGGCAGAACCAGAAGTTGAAGTGAAAACCCATGAAGATGTCGTCGAGGATGAGCAACCCAAAGAGGAAGTAGAATCGGCTGTCCTACAGGCTGATGGCTATCATTATCGTACACCCGAGGTGGTGCCCGATCTTTTGCCCACCAAGGAATATCTGCCACCCTTAGATCACAATAATGTCGTGGCCGAAGAAGTGCCCAATAGCAAGGAGGCTTCGGCTGCTCTGCAAGATGATGGCTATCATTATCGGTCCATCAAGAGATTGCGTTTCTAG
- the LOC111519530 gene encoding uncharacterized protein LOC111519530, with protein MATTVKRIRHKAQNIALKDKKIFSLGSVLTLSAVASLAAANPRFARDVSELADISAPVDYLPPVTEYLAPAELADATETSPLGDDGYEYRTVRRLKLRHRRDVSHLAGPARQYLPPSNLYLPPLPTVASTVAPAPALAPAPVDDTEEVISAAEPKVNREYLPPSTEAPVEVETEAAPDAPTEVPEVHSAQLLDDGYHYKQPNEQPAELREAAPREYLPPVAAEDEVPPVEEEEVVVVEGPSNGESAVLTKDGYQYRRVVRRFRF; from the coding sequence AAAATCTTCTCTCTTGGCAGTGTTTTAACTCTCTCAGCAGTGGCCAGTTTGGCAGCAGCTAATCCTCGATTTGCTCGTGATGTCTCCGAATTGGCAGACATTTCTGCTCCAGTTGACTATTTGCCACCTGTAACGGAATATTTGGCTCCCGCTGAGTTGGCTGATGCCACCGAGACTTCTCCCTTGGGCGATGATGGCTATGAATATCGTACTGTGCGTCGCCTCAAGCTACGTCACCGACGTGATGTCTCCCATTTGGCTGGCCCAGCACGGCAATATTTGCCACCCAGTAATCTCTATTTGCCGCCACTGCCAACTGTAGCTTCAACTGTAGCTCCAGCACCGGCTCTGGCTCCGGCTCCGGTCGATGATACCGAAGAAGTTATCTCGGCTGCTGAACCCAAGGTGAATCGTGAATATTTGCCACCATCGACCGAAGCGCCAGTGGAAGTGGAAACCGAGGCTGCTCCAGATGCCCCCACCGAAGTGCCTGAGGTTCATTCGGCTCAATTGCTTGACGATGGCTATCATTACAAGCAGCCAAATGAACAGCCCGCCGAGTTGCGTGAGGCAGCACCTCGCGAGTATTTGCCACCTGTGGCAGCTGAAGATGAAGTTCCTCCTGTAGAGGAGGAAGAGGTGGTCGTTGTGGAGGGTCCTTCGAATGGCGAATCGGCCGTACTCACCAAGGATGGCTATCAATATCGTCGCGTTGTTAGACGTTTCAGATTTTAA